One Aerococcus urinaeequi DNA segment encodes these proteins:
- a CDS encoding carbohydrate ABC transporter permease, protein MKTRVGISNILWTIIFILICIIWLFPIVFAIGTSFRPLQDVYNNVLNIVPLNPTFSNYLTLFDRLPMLKIIMNTFTIATTVTVGKMVISFLAAYVFVYFDFKNKSTMYFMFIASIFIPFTVTMVPNYLMLSDINLNDNIMGVIFPQIADATGILLLNQAMRNIPKSLIEVAKLENASHWQIMRDIILPMIKSQITSSGIWFFVNSWNEFVWPSLILRSQESYTLPLALQMFISAEGGTNFSVAMAVSVVTMSIPLVLYLIFQKYIIGTFTSAGIK, encoded by the coding sequence ATGAAAACTAGAGTAGGTATTAGTAATATCTTGTGGACAATCATATTCATTTTGATTTGTATTATCTGGTTATTCCCGATTGTTTTTGCAATTGGTACGTCCTTTAGACCACTCCAGGATGTATATAACAATGTCTTGAATATCGTGCCATTAAATCCAACATTTTCTAATTATCTGACACTATTTGACCGACTACCTATGTTAAAAATTATCATGAATACATTTACTATTGCGACAACTGTTACTGTCGGGAAAATGGTTATTTCATTCTTAGCTGCTTATGTATTTGTATACTTTGATTTCAAGAATAAAAGTACCATGTATTTTATGTTTATTGCGAGTATTTTTATTCCATTTACTGTCACTATGGTACCTAACTATTTAATGCTGTCAGATATCAACTTGAATGATAATATTATGGGTGTTATTTTCCCTCAAATCGCTGATGCGACAGGTATCCTGCTATTGAATCAAGCGATGCGCAATATTCCAAAATCATTAATTGAGGTTGCAAAGCTAGAGAATGCTAGCCATTGGCAAATTATGAGAGATATCATCTTACCGATGATTAAATCGCAAATTACATCGTCTGGTATTTGGTTTTTTGTGAATTCATGGAATGAATTTGTGTGGCCGTCATTAATCTTGCGTTCGCAGGAATCATATACTTTACCCTTAGCATTACAAATGTTCATTTCAGCAGAAGGTGGTACAAACTTCTCAGTAGCGATGGCAGTATCTGTAGTTACAATGAGTATTCCATTGGTCTTATATCTTATTTTCCAAAAGTATATCATTGGTACTTTCACATCTGCAGGTATTAAATAG
- the metK gene encoding methionine adenosyltransferase, with protein MNKRLFTSESVTEGHPDKVADQISDAILDAILAQDPQARVACETAVNTGLVLVFGEVTTSAYVDIQKIVRNTVREIGYRDGKFGFDADSIAVLVSLDEQSPDIAQGVDDAIETRETGEVDNKLIGAGDQGIMFGYATDETPELMPMPIALSHRLSRRLAEVRKSGELNYLGPDGKTQVTIEYDDNNQPQRIDTIVISTQHTEGIELDQIRQDVIKHVVEPTMPDNWLDENTRYFINPTGKFVSGGPEADSGLTGRKIIVDTYGGSAHHGGGAFSGKDATKVDRSASYAARYIAKNLVAAGLARKVEIQLAYAIGVAEPVSIAIDTFGTSDLSENELVGLVRDNFDLTPNGIIDMLSLRQPIFSKTAAYGHFGRDDQDFAWEKTDKVDILKK; from the coding sequence ATGAATAAACGACTATTTACTTCTGAATCAGTCACAGAAGGACATCCAGATAAGGTTGCTGACCAAATTTCTGATGCCATTCTAGACGCGATTCTTGCACAAGACCCACAAGCTCGAGTTGCTTGCGAAACTGCCGTAAATACAGGACTTGTCCTAGTATTCGGTGAGGTAACAACTAGCGCATATGTGGATATCCAAAAAATCGTTCGCAATACCGTTCGTGAAATTGGTTATCGTGATGGAAAATTCGGATTTGACGCTGACTCCATCGCCGTATTGGTTTCACTAGATGAACAATCACCTGACATCGCACAAGGTGTAGATGATGCCATTGAAACCCGGGAAACGGGCGAAGTGGACAACAAGCTGATTGGTGCCGGTGACCAAGGGATTATGTTTGGTTATGCTACGGACGAGACACCAGAGTTAATGCCAATGCCAATTGCTTTAAGTCACCGCCTATCTCGTCGACTAGCTGAAGTCCGTAAAAGTGGTGAATTAAACTACTTAGGTCCAGATGGTAAGACTCAGGTAACCATCGAATATGATGACAACAACCAACCACAACGCATTGATACCATCGTCATTTCAACACAACATACTGAAGGTATTGAACTAGACCAAATCCGCCAAGACGTGATCAAACACGTTGTTGAACCTACGATGCCTGACAACTGGTTAGATGAAAACACGCGTTACTTCATCAACCCAACTGGTAAGTTTGTATCCGGTGGTCCAGAAGCCGATTCAGGTTTAACTGGTCGTAAAATTATCGTCGACACTTATGGTGGATCTGCTCACCACGGTGGTGGGGCCTTCTCAGGTAAAGACGCGACTAAAGTTGACCGGTCTGCTTCATATGCGGCTCGCTATATTGCCAAAAACTTGGTCGCAGCTGGCTTAGCGCGTAAAGTTGAAATCCAATTAGCCTATGCTATTGGGGTTGCAGAACCTGTATCTATTGCGATTGACACCTTTGGTACAAGTGACTTATCTGAAAATGAATTAGTCGGCCTTGTGCGCGACAACTTTGATTTAACCCCAAATGGGATTATCGATATGTTATCACTACGTCAACCAATCTTCAGTAAAACTGCTGCTTACGGCCATTTTGGTCGAGATGACCAAGATTTTGCTTGGGAAAAAACAGATAAAGTCGACATTTTGAAGAAATAA
- a CDS encoding ABC transporter ATP-binding protein has product MTSIQLNHIKKAYGETVIMEDMDFQINEGERLVLLGPSGCGKSTILRMIAGFEEVSGGELKFGDKVMNGVEPGHRNVAMVFQNYALYPHMTVEENIMYGLKVNKVPLEKIQDRYDEVVEALNLKPYLDRKPSELSGGQRQRVSLARATVKESSVFLLDEPLSNLDAQLRVSARESLMDIHDNYKQTMVYVTHDQIEAMTFGTRIALLNFGELQQIDTPENIYRKPANIFTAKFIGNPPMNVIENSYVDAGNVVIGSQKVRLAANWQDYLKNKEADNLRAGIRPESIRLHRRPKPNTFEGKLIHVEHQGATYANVVEVDGELVTAVSKFRVAVKGDNVYLEFINDQLHFFDHTTTNNVGYPENILQKIEANTVGNRELFEMIEQDNANQQAEMVEANL; this is encoded by the coding sequence ATGACAAGTATTCAATTAAACCATATTAAAAAAGCATATGGGGAAACAGTAATCATGGAAGACATGGACTTCCAAATTAATGAAGGAGAACGATTGGTCTTATTAGGACCATCGGGATGTGGTAAATCAACAATCTTACGTATGATTGCAGGTTTTGAAGAAGTTAGCGGTGGAGAATTGAAGTTTGGCGATAAGGTCATGAATGGTGTAGAGCCAGGCCACCGTAATGTAGCAATGGTTTTTCAAAATTATGCCCTATACCCGCATATGACTGTTGAAGAAAATATTATGTACGGTTTAAAGGTAAATAAAGTACCCTTAGAAAAGATTCAAGACCGTTATGATGAAGTTGTAGAAGCTTTAAACTTGAAACCCTACTTAGATAGAAAGCCTTCTGAACTATCTGGAGGACAGAGACAACGTGTATCTTTAGCACGTGCAACGGTAAAAGAAAGTTCAGTATTCTTGTTAGATGAGCCATTATCAAACCTGGATGCTCAGTTACGTGTATCAGCTCGGGAATCTCTAATGGATATCCATGATAACTATAAACAAACAATGGTTTATGTTACCCATGATCAAATTGAAGCAATGACATTTGGTACCCGTATTGCCTTATTGAATTTTGGGGAATTACAACAAATTGATACACCAGAGAATATTTATCGCAAGCCAGCGAATATTTTTACAGCTAAATTTATAGGTAATCCACCAATGAATGTGATTGAAAATAGTTATGTGGATGCTGGAAATGTTGTTATTGGTAGTCAGAAAGTGCGTTTAGCAGCTAATTGGCAAGATTATTTGAAAAATAAAGAAGCAGATAATCTACGGGCAGGTATTCGTCCAGAATCTATACGTCTACATAGAAGACCTAAACCTAATACCTTTGAAGGGAAACTCATCCATGTGGAACATCAAGGGGCAACTTATGCAAATGTGGTAGAAGTAGATGGCGAACTAGTGACAGCCGTATCTAAATTTAGAGTTGCTGTAAAAGGGGATAATGTTTATCTAGAATTTATCAACGATCAGCTACACTTCTTTGACCACACTACAACCAACAATGTTGGTTATCCTGAAAATATTCTACAGAAAATTGAAGCGAATACTGTTGGTAATAGAGAGTTGTTTGAAATGATTGAACAAGATAATGCCAACCAACAAGCTGAAATGGTAGAAGCTAACCTATAG
- a CDS encoding ABC transporter substrate-binding protein, which translates to MKLNKKLFLLGAAALSLAACGNSGSADSSNGDGPITIEYWHPNADTQGGQAVTELVEEFNASQDEIVVEATFNEGMYQGLMQNLQTAVASGDAPALVQIGWSYREYFANNFEYTEPQTVIEEYFPDDAEYLSTKFAENIFALGTGNDGRQVGTPYSLSVPVLYLNMDILNEAGVNPDDLTTWEAVEEAAKTISEKTDADGLYIAEHADNWNIQAMIESNGGKVIGEDGKAAFAEQAGLDTYTFYQDMVNDGVALHAPNDQGQQAFISGQVGMAHMTIAQRSNVTSNSTFEAAAVASPAFEGQEANLPAGGSMLVMTAEEEAEQQAAWTFMKFLYEPDNVATWTESTGYVPETADATENAELDKLLNEDPIFSAANSSLDKMVPWAPFPGNSGLEAEQMLIDLRDRILGGADVETEVPATQDDINALID; encoded by the coding sequence ATGAAATTAAATAAAAAGTTATTTTTGTTGGGGGCAGCGGCACTCTCGCTAGCAGCATGTGGCAATAGTGGTAGTGCTGATTCAAGTAATGGAGATGGGCCGATTACTATTGAGTATTGGCACCCAAATGCGGATACACAAGGTGGACAAGCTGTTACAGAATTAGTTGAAGAGTTTAATGCCTCTCAAGATGAGATTGTTGTTGAAGCAACCTTTAATGAAGGGATGTATCAAGGGTTGATGCAAAATCTTCAAACAGCAGTGGCGAGTGGAGATGCCCCAGCCCTCGTACAAATTGGTTGGTCTTACCGTGAATATTTTGCCAATAATTTTGAGTATACAGAACCGCAAACTGTTATTGAAGAGTATTTCCCAGATGATGCTGAATACCTTTCAACTAAATTTGCAGAAAATATTTTTGCTTTAGGTACGGGAAATGATGGTAGACAAGTGGGTACACCATACTCGCTATCAGTTCCTGTTTTATATTTAAATATGGACATTTTAAATGAAGCAGGTGTAAATCCAGACGATTTAACAACTTGGGAGGCAGTAGAAGAAGCTGCCAAAACGATTTCAGAAAAAACAGATGCTGATGGCTTATATATCGCAGAGCATGCAGATAACTGGAATATTCAAGCAATGATTGAATCAAATGGTGGAAAAGTCATTGGTGAAGATGGTAAGGCTGCATTTGCCGAACAAGCTGGCTTAGATACTTATACATTCTACCAAGATATGGTAAATGATGGGGTTGCCTTACATGCACCAAATGATCAAGGGCAACAAGCCTTTATCTCTGGCCAAGTTGGTATGGCACATATGACGATTGCTCAACGTTCAAATGTTACTTCTAACAGTACTTTTGAAGCTGCTGCTGTAGCGTCGCCTGCCTTTGAAGGACAAGAAGCAAACTTACCAGCAGGTGGTTCAATGTTAGTGATGACTGCTGAAGAAGAGGCTGAGCAACAAGCAGCTTGGACCTTTATGAAATTCTTGTATGAGCCGGATAATGTTGCTACGTGGACTGAAAGTACGGGCTATGTGCCAGAAACTGCTGATGCAACTGAAAATGCTGAATTAGATAAATTATTAAATGAAGATCCAATTTTCTCTGCAGCAAATAGCTCGCTAGATAAAATGGTACCTTGGGCGCCGTTCCCTGGAAACTCAGGTTTAGAAGCAGAACAAATGCTAATTGACTTACGTGATCGTATTTTAGGTGGCGCAGATGTTGAAACAGAAGTTCCAGCTACTCAAGATGATATTAATGCATTAATTGACTAG
- the dnaX gene encoding DNA polymerase III subunit gamma/tau, with protein sequence MSYQALYRVWRPQTFGDIVGQEAVARTLQNAIRTGKTSHAYLFTGPRGTGKTSAAKILSKAINCPNQVDGEPCNECEICRAITDGTLPDVIEIDAASNNGVEEIRDIRDKVRYAPTEAQYKVYIIDEVHMLSTGAFNALLKTLEEPPANVIFILATTEPHKIPATIISRTQRFDFKRISRQAIEERMAFILDQDGIEYENGALTVIARAANGGMRDALSLLDQVISFSDGTLSLETSRLVTGALSEEQLVQYTEALANGQVTAALDHLHALMAGGQDAARFVEEQLVFVRDLMIAKETKADTAEIEDLTQRYDEAFYSLAKTIDVNVLYKMMKVFRETQAEIRFSLQPTIYLEVATVQVASQIGGQAAVVHSGNQQVAANQEGEHVLPTQVSQALAELQEQVANLTAQVQNGSGEPAKPAPSKPAKRSGNATAFTPNLTKVFQVLNQATKKDLNDIANLWEGLIESLPSMQAALLKATFPAAASPNAFVVRFDYEILCKKVDDDTETRQEIERILSNQLGHPTKMYYLTSDQWQSARQSYVQAMKNGELSDLVGNDAVATKGSATDAEAFTQEDEVVDDGLDENGLNEEESRSRQEQVDQATSLFGKDNVTIIDD encoded by the coding sequence ATGAGTTACCAAGCATTATACCGCGTTTGGCGGCCGCAGACATTTGGAGATATTGTTGGCCAAGAGGCTGTTGCGCGTACGCTGCAAAATGCCATTCGAACTGGCAAAACGAGTCACGCTTACTTGTTTACGGGTCCTAGAGGGACTGGTAAGACGAGTGCGGCAAAAATTCTATCGAAAGCCATCAACTGTCCAAACCAGGTGGATGGGGAACCATGTAATGAATGTGAAATTTGCCGGGCAATTACTGATGGTACGCTACCTGACGTGATTGAAATTGATGCGGCTTCAAATAATGGTGTTGAGGAGATTCGTGATATCCGTGATAAGGTTCGCTATGCACCAACGGAAGCGCAATATAAGGTCTATATCATTGATGAGGTCCACATGCTTTCAACGGGTGCTTTCAATGCTTTATTAAAAACCTTAGAAGAACCACCAGCTAATGTAATTTTTATTTTAGCAACGACTGAGCCGCATAAGATACCTGCAACGATTATTTCAAGAACCCAACGTTTTGATTTTAAACGTATTTCACGTCAGGCGATTGAGGAACGGATGGCATTTATCTTGGACCAGGACGGTATTGAATATGAGAATGGCGCCCTTACTGTAATTGCTCGGGCAGCAAACGGTGGGATGCGGGATGCCTTGTCCTTGTTAGACCAGGTGATTTCCTTTTCCGATGGGACTTTATCACTTGAAACGAGTCGGTTGGTGACGGGGGCCTTGTCTGAAGAGCAGTTGGTTCAATATACGGAGGCCCTAGCTAATGGGCAAGTGACGGCAGCTTTAGACCACTTACATGCTTTAATGGCTGGTGGTCAAGATGCGGCGCGTTTTGTGGAAGAGCAGTTGGTTTTTGTGCGTGATTTAATGATTGCCAAGGAAACCAAGGCGGATACAGCTGAGATTGAAGATTTGACCCAACGTTATGACGAAGCTTTTTATAGTCTAGCGAAAACGATTGATGTGAATGTCTTGTATAAGATGATGAAAGTCTTCCGAGAAACACAGGCAGAGATTCGTTTTTCATTGCAACCAACGATCTATCTAGAGGTCGCGACGGTCCAGGTGGCCAGTCAAATCGGTGGTCAGGCGGCTGTTGTTCATAGTGGTAACCAACAAGTGGCGGCCAACCAAGAAGGCGAACATGTCTTGCCAACGCAAGTGAGTCAAGCGCTAGCTGAATTGCAAGAACAAGTGGCAAATTTAACGGCACAGGTCCAAAATGGAAGCGGAGAGCCAGCTAAACCTGCGCCAAGTAAGCCAGCTAAGCGGTCAGGGAATGCGACGGCCTTTACGCCAAATTTGACGAAGGTCTTTCAAGTGTTAAATCAAGCGACTAAGAAAGACTTGAATGATATCGCGAATTTATGGGAAGGGCTGATAGAGAGTCTACCAAGCATGCAGGCGGCCTTATTGAAGGCAACTTTCCCAGCGGCGGCTTCACCAAATGCATTCGTAGTGCGGTTTGATTATGAAATTCTGTGCAAGAAGGTGGATGACGATACGGAGACCCGTCAAGAAATTGAGCGGATTCTATCTAATCAACTAGGTCACCCAACGAAGATGTATTATTTAACGAGTGACCAGTGGCAGTCTGCCCGTCAAAGTTATGTCCAAGCTATGAAGAATGGCGAATTGAGTGACTTGGTTGGGAACGATGCAGTGGCTACTAAAGGGTCGGCGACAGATGCTGAGGCCTTTACTCAGGAAGATGAAGTGGTGGATGATGGGCTGGATGAGAACGGATTGAATGAGGAAGAATCGCGTTCGCGTCAAGAGCAAGTCGATCAAGCAACTTCACTATTTGGTAAGGATAATGTTACAATAATAGATGATTAG
- a CDS encoding YbaB/EbfC family nucleoid-associated protein: MAGGMANMQQMMRKMQKMQQEMESEQKSIETKEFQGTEPSGMVNVTVTGDRRVKAINIKPDAVDPEDVDMLQDLLIEAVNNGLGKVDAETANVMGKYTKGIPGL, encoded by the coding sequence ATGGCAGGCGGAATGGCAAATATGCAACAAATGATGCGTAAAATGCAAAAGATGCAACAAGAGATGGAGTCAGAACAAAAGAGTATTGAAACAAAAGAGTTTCAAGGAACTGAACCTTCAGGTATGGTAAACGTGACGGTAACAGGTGACCGCCGTGTGAAAGCAATCAACATCAAACCGGATGCAGTCGATCCAGAAGACGTTGATATGTTGCAAGATTTATTGATTGAAGCAGTGAACAACGGACTTGGAAAAGTAGACGCTGAAACTGCAAACGTTATGGGCAAATACACTAAAGGTATCCCAGGACTATAA
- a CDS encoding metallophosphoesterase family protein, whose amino-acid sequence MADLQFLHMSDTHFLKVYQNALEKWGVEYNPTEILEGFLKTIDFTKFDFVVHTGDLVHDGELADYQSFKELMETYIPEEIPVFYCLGNHDKKRLFHQVFNGEDTDKKWDYISECKDYQLIFLDSSSEEMHDGVIDLSQAEWLKAQLEANRDKEIFIFQHHPLDISWINGLEKTQVPDNYDQLLNQYDIKGIFTGHLHQNRHYMVNNRIPQHTANSLVFGMTIDDVWNNNRLGYSVVKVVNGNLDVYTDIVNPVVERFNQNIL is encoded by the coding sequence TTGGCAGACTTACAGTTTTTGCATATGTCAGATACGCACTTTTTAAAGGTTTATCAAAATGCACTTGAGAAATGGGGCGTTGAATACAACCCTACAGAAATATTAGAAGGCTTTTTAAAGACGATTGATTTTACTAAATTTGATTTCGTTGTTCATACAGGGGACTTGGTTCATGATGGTGAATTGGCAGATTATCAATCTTTTAAAGAATTGATGGAAACCTATATTCCAGAAGAAATCCCGGTATTTTATTGTTTAGGAAATCATGATAAGAAAAGACTATTCCATCAAGTTTTCAACGGTGAAGATACTGATAAAAAGTGGGATTACATATCTGAATGTAAGGATTATCAGCTAATCTTTCTAGATAGTTCATCGGAAGAAATGCATGATGGCGTAATTGACCTGTCACAAGCTGAGTGGTTGAAAGCACAATTAGAGGCTAATAGAGACAAGGAAATTTTTATTTTCCAACACCATCCACTAGATATTAGTTGGATAAATGGGCTGGAGAAAACCCAAGTGCCAGATAATTATGATCAATTATTAAATCAATATGATATTAAAGGGATCTTTACAGGTCACTTACATCAGAATAGACATTACATGGTGAACAATCGTATTCCACAGCATACAGCAAATTCACTCGTATTTGGGATGACGATTGACGATGTATGGAATAATAATCGCTTAGGATATAGCGTTGTTAAAGTGGTTAATGGCAATTTAGATGTGTATACAGACATTGTTAATCCAGTTGTTGAGCGGTTTAATCAGAATATTTTATAA
- a CDS encoding carbohydrate ABC transporter permease: MKSFIKNRQSLLMLLPAIVLFGIFVFWPTLYTFYLSFFDWNMVSPKKEFVGLENYIAVFTDSESYAVLWNTVVYILILMVLNFIVPYVLAFVLQFMIPKFKDFFKSAFFLPSFISMVVGSMIYNWMLNPSSGPVAEIAGFMGMSIPNWTTSQNLVILVICYITAWKVFGYNFITLYAAVASISEEIIENARLDNVPTWRLFLDIVLPMSSSAGLFVLINTIVTGLQYVYTPISVVTSGGPDGASSNLVYESYEQAFVLFDTGYSAAFSMVTLLLFAILLLVQIRVSERSVYYEN; encoded by the coding sequence ATGAAGTCATTCATTAAAAATAGACAATCGCTACTAATGCTTTTGCCAGCAATTGTCTTATTTGGTATTTTCGTATTTTGGCCAACGCTATATACCTTTTATTTGAGTTTTTTTGATTGGAATATGGTAAGTCCCAAGAAAGAATTTGTAGGATTAGAAAACTATATTGCCGTTTTCACAGATTCAGAGAGTTATGCTGTCCTATGGAATACGGTAGTTTATATTCTAATTTTAATGGTATTAAATTTTATTGTGCCCTATGTATTAGCTTTTGTACTACAATTTATGATTCCAAAATTCAAAGACTTTTTTAAATCAGCATTTTTCCTACCATCATTCATTTCAATGGTTGTAGGGTCAATGATTTATAACTGGATGTTAAATCCTTCATCTGGTCCAGTCGCAGAGATTGCTGGATTTATGGGTATGTCGATTCCTAACTGGACTACTTCACAGAATTTGGTAATTTTAGTGATTTGCTATATCACTGCTTGGAAGGTATTTGGTTATAACTTTATTACTTTGTATGCGGCAGTAGCGAGCATTTCTGAAGAAATCATTGAAAATGCACGCTTGGACAATGTCCCAACTTGGCGATTATTTTTAGATATTGTTTTACCGATGAGTTCTTCTGCTGGTTTATTTGTTTTGATTAATACAATAGTTACGGGTCTACAATATGTATATACGCCAATTTCAGTAGTAACTTCAGGTGGACCGGATGGTGCTTCGAGTAATTTAGTGTATGAATCGTATGAACAAGCCTTTGTTTTATTTGATACGGGTTACTCTGCTGCATTTTCTATGGTTACTTTATTATTATTCGCAATTTTACTATTGGTTCAAATCCGAGTAAGTGAACGGAGTGTGTACTATGAAAACTAG
- a CDS encoding HAD-IC family P-type ATPase, giving the protein MVDNQYQGLSDEEVQSRVAEGQVNQTSHSTQKTNIEIIKENVFTLFNALNFLLAFLLLLVGAYSNMAFIAIIILNIIIGIVQEIRARNLVSQLTILSNKPVKVIRDGQETTVASTDLVLGDLILLEGGDQVPSDARVVEGSSELNESLLTGESDAILKQKDDDLLSGSYLTSGQLLAEIVHVGDDNYAEQLVAETKSQPYARSELTEAIKKIAKFTSYIIIPLGIVLFLQAFLLRSDAVDVAVINSVAALIGMLPKGLVLLISLALSTAVLKLGKQHVLVQNMYAVEALAHMDTLCLDKTGTITQGKMSVEGIYPLANVSQQELGEKLANYTAASMDSNLTMSALKQHFEDQSATVGAAQVMPFSSERKWGAITFETAETIFVGAPEYLLNEMIDEIITAQNEGLRVLLVGQSTNALGDDQPDIADMGIQPIGYITLSDPIRPNSKSTMDFFQNEGVDIKIISGDNPQTVARVAKNAGLEGSTQAIDMSQIQDEKSVRQAAHQYNVFGRVSPQQKKLLVAELQEADHIVGMTGDGVNDILALSQADLSIAMAEGDGATRQMADLILVNSDFGDLPAVISEGRRVVNNITRSSSVFFIKTLYSLIVTLICIALNFPFPFIPLQITMIDAFIEGYPAFFISFEASNEQVKERFLPKALAAALPSALTVSLAIFVSLLLVKMGILDFETARTFDYVFLTGVSLFAVWKSCFPFNKLRLFLALTSTIAMAVIAVALPHFSDILTIQPMTINEVIISFILLVVAFGFWKILHRYESAFKALFIRLHF; this is encoded by the coding sequence ATGGTAGATAATCAATACCAAGGTCTATCGGATGAAGAAGTACAGTCCAGGGTAGCTGAGGGGCAAGTAAATCAGACAAGTCACTCAACGCAAAAGACAAACATTGAAATTATTAAAGAAAATGTTTTTACTTTATTTAACGCCTTGAACTTTTTATTGGCTTTCTTACTGTTGCTGGTTGGGGCATATAGTAATATGGCATTCATTGCAATTATCATATTGAATATTATTATTGGGATTGTTCAAGAAATCAGAGCCCGTAATTTGGTTAGTCAACTCACGATTTTATCGAATAAGCCTGTGAAAGTTATCCGGGATGGTCAAGAAACTACGGTGGCTTCTACTGATTTAGTCTTAGGAGATCTTATTTTACTAGAGGGTGGTGACCAAGTACCTTCAGATGCACGGGTAGTAGAGGGTTCAAGTGAATTGAATGAGTCCCTTTTAACCGGTGAATCAGATGCTATTTTAAAGCAAAAAGACGATGACTTATTATCTGGTTCCTACTTAACAAGTGGTCAATTACTGGCTGAAATAGTGCATGTTGGGGATGATAATTATGCAGAACAACTAGTAGCTGAAACAAAGTCCCAACCCTATGCACGTTCAGAATTAACCGAAGCGATTAAAAAAATTGCGAAGTTTACCTCTTATATTATTATTCCACTAGGAATTGTACTATTCCTACAAGCCTTCCTTTTAAGAAGCGATGCAGTAGATGTGGCTGTGATTAATTCAGTTGCCGCTTTGATTGGTATGCTACCTAAGGGATTAGTCTTATTGATTTCTTTAGCCTTATCAACGGCGGTATTAAAACTAGGAAAACAGCATGTACTTGTGCAAAATATGTATGCTGTTGAAGCTTTAGCCCATATGGACACTTTGTGCTTAGATAAGACAGGTACAATCACCCAAGGGAAAATGTCAGTTGAAGGGATTTATCCACTTGCCAACGTATCTCAACAAGAATTAGGAGAAAAATTGGCTAACTATACCGCTGCAAGCATGGACAGCAACTTAACGATGAGCGCTTTGAAACAACATTTTGAAGATCAGTCAGCTACAGTAGGTGCAGCGCAAGTGATGCCATTTTCATCCGAACGTAAGTGGGGGGCAATTACTTTTGAAACAGCAGAAACTATTTTCGTGGGTGCGCCAGAATATTTACTCAATGAAATGATTGATGAGATTATTACAGCACAAAATGAGGGCTTGAGAGTCTTGTTAGTAGGTCAATCTACAAACGCACTTGGAGATGACCAGCCTGATATTGCTGATATGGGTATTCAGCCTATTGGTTATATCACACTAAGCGATCCTATTAGACCTAACTCGAAAAGTACGATGGACTTTTTCCAAAATGAGGGTGTAGATATTAAAATTATCTCAGGTGATAATCCGCAAACCGTTGCTAGAGTAGCGAAAAATGCTGGTCTTGAAGGGAGTACTCAAGCAATTGATATGAGTCAAATTCAAGACGAAAAATCAGTTAGACAAGCAGCCCACCAATATAATGTATTTGGCCGGGTATCACCGCAGCAAAAGAAATTGCTGGTTGCTGAGTTACAGGAGGCAGACCATATTGTTGGGATGACAGGGGATGGGGTAAATGATATTTTAGCCTTATCACAAGCTGACTTGTCTATTGCTATGGCAGAAGGAGACGGGGCTACGCGTCAAATGGCTGATTTAATTCTTGTAAATTCAGATTTTGGTGATCTACCAGCGGTAATTTCTGAAGGCCGTCGTGTGGTGAATAATATTACACGGTCATCGAGTGTCTTCTTTATCAAAACCTTATATTCACTAATTGTGACACTAATCTGTATTGCTTTAAATTTTCCGTTTCCATTTATTCCATTACAAATTACAATGATTGATGCATTTATTGAAGGTTACCCTGCCTTCTTCATATCATTTGAAGCAAGTAATGAACAAGTGAAGGAACGATTCTTACCTAAAGCACTAGCTGCTGCATTACCAAGCGCCTTAACTGTGTCTCTAGCTATATTTGTTTCTTTACTTTTGGTTAAAATGGGTATACTAGATTTTGAAACAGCCCGTACTTTTGATTATGTCTTTTTAACTGGGGTATCATTATTTGCGGTATGGAAATCTTGCTTCCCATTCAATAAATTACGACTCTTCCTAGCGTTAACGAGTACGATTGCTATGGCAGTGATTGCGGTGGCATTACCACATTTTTCTGATATTTTGACTATTCAACCGATGACCATCAATGAAGTGATTATCAGCTTTATTTTATTAGTGGTTGCTTTTGGTTTTTGGAAAATATTACATCGCTATGAATCAGCCTTTAAAGCCCTTTTCATACGATTGCATTTTTAG